A region of Homo sapiens chromosome X, GRCh38.p14 Primary Assembly DNA encodes the following proteins:
- the TMSB15A gene encoding thymosin beta-15A, translating into MSDKPDLSEVEKFDRSKLKKTNTEEKNTLPSKETIQQEKECVQTS; encoded by the exons ATGAGTGATAAGCCAGACTTGTCGGAAGTGGAGAAGTTTGACAGGTCAAAACTGAAGAAAActaatactgaagaaaaaaatactcttcCCTCAAAGGAAA CTATCCAGCAAGAGAAAGAGTGTGTTCAAACATCATAA